Proteins encoded together in one Cellulomonas gilvus ATCC 13127 window:
- a CDS encoding L,D-transpeptidase, with protein sequence MSPHRLVRHAVLVAALLVPSLGACAAPRPDTPPPPVVVRAPVAVSKTSAPPPDVRVDLTGLVTIDPTHVVPGLPGLDGLTQLASDDPALGRWRTVVVVRDTAAYATPGGGSATPVGVLPARTFQARTVVPVVDERPGWLRVMVAARGALPSRDATRTNERTAWIRTGDTQPAGTDWRITVSTARQTMTVDDGTAVTTYPVLATGSPSRPTPPRPQFVVGTFWTDPGSTTPRIILLSSQSETMDDYDRATGTSATAFHTTTLASRGEVSNGCIRVSDDVLDVLWRAVPAGTLVLVTP encoded by the coding sequence ATGAGCCCGCACCGCCTCGTCCGCCACGCCGTGCTCGTCGCTGCGCTCCTGGTCCCGTCGCTGGGCGCGTGCGCCGCGCCGCGACCGGACACGCCGCCCCCGCCCGTCGTCGTCCGCGCGCCCGTGGCCGTCTCCAAGACGAGCGCGCCGCCGCCCGACGTCCGCGTGGACCTCACCGGACTGGTGACCATCGACCCGACGCACGTGGTGCCCGGGCTGCCGGGCCTCGACGGGCTCACCCAGCTCGCCTCCGACGATCCCGCGCTCGGCCGGTGGCGCACCGTCGTCGTGGTGCGGGACACCGCCGCCTACGCCACCCCCGGCGGCGGGTCGGCGACGCCCGTGGGCGTGCTGCCCGCGCGCACGTTCCAGGCCCGGACGGTCGTGCCGGTGGTCGACGAGCGTCCGGGCTGGCTGCGCGTCATGGTCGCGGCACGCGGCGCGCTGCCGAGCCGGGACGCGACCCGCACCAACGAGCGCACCGCGTGGATCCGCACCGGTGACACCCAGCCCGCGGGCACCGACTGGCGGATCACCGTCTCCACGGCGCGGCAGACCATGACCGTGGACGACGGCACGGCCGTCACCACCTACCCCGTGCTCGCCACCGGCAGCCCGTCACGTCCCACACCGCCGCGGCCGCAGTTCGTCGTCGGCACGTTCTGGACCGACCCCGGCTCGACCACGCCGCGGATCATCCTGCTGTCCAGCCAGAGCGAGACGATGGACGACTACGACCGCGCGACGGGCACGTCCGCGACCGCGTTCCACACCACCACGCTCGCGTCCCGTGGCGAGGTCTCCAACGGGTGCATCCGCGTGTCCGACGACGTGCTCGACGTCCTGTGGCGTGCGGTGCCCGCGGGCACGCTCGTGCTGGTGACGCCGTGA
- a CDS encoding glycoside hydrolase family 127 protein, translating to MEQHHHPSAPSSETRPPGAALAQRPFSRRTVLRAGALATAAVGLAGAVPGAFGGARPAAAAALPRLSRDAATAAEHVPAYPASWTVRPFNLTEVSLGESVFTRAQQQMVDLARAYPVDRVLVVFRRNANLDVRGASAPGGWEELGPAPDEQRWGPAEYVRGQNTRGAGGLLRGHYGGHFLSMLAMAYATTGDQAILDKVDDFVDGLEECRAALAATGKYSHPGFLAAYGEWQFSALEAYAPYGEIWAPWYTCHKILAGLIDAYRYTGSALALQLAEGLGRWTHARLSACTPEQLERMWGIYIGGEAGGMNDALVDLYTLSAAADRDDFLAAAALFDLRSLVTACAQDRDTLNGKHANMHIPTFVGYAKLGAWTGDATYTAATRNFFGMIVPGRMYAHGGTGEGEMWGPANTVAGDIGPRNAESCAAYNMLKVARTLFFEQQDPAYMDYYERTVLNHILGGKRDQASTTSPQNLYMFPVGPGARKEYGNGNIGTCCGGTGLESPVKYQDSIWFRSADDSALWVNLYVPSELRWTSRGLRIVQEGDYPNDETVTLRIAEGAGELDLRLRVPAWATSFVVAVNGATVASTAAGTATPGTYLSVDRTWAAGDQVTITLALPLRAEPTIDRPDIQSLQRGPVVLSALSSSTKYLQVSLYDRMGLDGSLSRGVDVDEQGYVTIGTQRFEPAFSGQDVAYHMYVQRSEKRITFAGVDSGAANPTRPDGTSFLDEVWSAAPFADRQELLERVQTTSAAWVAERLMSARDRQKVLVAVARAPFTRPAVTR from the coding sequence ATGGAGCAGCACCACCACCCGTCCGCACCGAGCAGCGAGACGCGCCCACCCGGCGCCGCGCTCGCGCAGCGACCGTTCAGCCGTCGCACGGTCCTGCGCGCGGGAGCGCTCGCCACCGCGGCCGTCGGCCTCGCGGGCGCGGTCCCCGGGGCGTTCGGTGGCGCGCGCCCCGCAGCGGCCGCCGCGCTCCCGCGGCTGTCCCGCGACGCCGCGACCGCCGCCGAGCACGTCCCGGCCTACCCCGCGTCGTGGACCGTCCGGCCCTTCAACCTCACCGAGGTCTCGCTGGGCGAGTCGGTCTTCACGCGCGCTCAGCAGCAGATGGTGGACCTGGCACGCGCGTACCCGGTGGACCGCGTGCTCGTCGTGTTCCGCCGCAACGCGAACCTGGACGTGAGGGGTGCCAGCGCACCGGGCGGCTGGGAGGAGCTGGGTCCGGCGCCCGACGAGCAGCGCTGGGGCCCCGCGGAGTACGTGCGGGGGCAGAACACGCGCGGGGCCGGCGGTCTGCTGCGCGGCCACTACGGCGGGCACTTCCTGTCCATGCTCGCCATGGCGTACGCGACCACGGGCGACCAGGCGATCCTGGACAAGGTCGACGACTTCGTCGACGGGCTCGAGGAGTGCCGCGCCGCGCTCGCGGCCACGGGAAAGTACTCCCACCCGGGTTTCCTGGCGGCCTACGGCGAGTGGCAGTTCAGCGCGCTCGAGGCGTACGCGCCCTACGGCGAGATCTGGGCGCCGTGGTACACGTGCCACAAGATCCTGGCGGGGCTGATCGACGCCTACCGGTACACCGGAAGCGCGCTCGCGCTGCAGCTGGCCGAGGGGCTCGGGCGCTGGACGCACGCACGGCTGTCCGCGTGCACGCCCGAGCAGCTCGAGCGCATGTGGGGCATCTACATCGGCGGTGAGGCCGGCGGCATGAACGACGCCCTGGTGGACCTCTACACGCTGTCCGCCGCGGCGGACCGTGACGACTTCCTGGCCGCGGCCGCGCTGTTCGACCTGCGCTCGCTGGTGACCGCGTGCGCGCAGGACCGCGACACGCTCAACGGCAAGCACGCCAACATGCACATCCCCACGTTCGTCGGCTACGCCAAGCTGGGTGCCTGGACGGGCGACGCCACGTACACGGCCGCCACGCGCAACTTCTTCGGGATGATCGTGCCCGGCCGGATGTACGCGCACGGTGGCACGGGCGAGGGCGAGATGTGGGGCCCGGCCAACACGGTGGCCGGGGACATCGGCCCGCGCAACGCCGAGTCGTGCGCCGCCTACAACATGCTCAAGGTCGCGCGGACGCTGTTCTTCGAGCAGCAGGACCCCGCGTACATGGACTACTACGAGCGCACGGTGCTCAACCACATCCTGGGTGGCAAGCGCGACCAGGCCTCGACCACCAGCCCGCAGAACCTGTACATGTTCCCGGTGGGGCCCGGGGCCCGGAAGGAGTACGGGAACGGGAACATCGGCACGTGCTGCGGCGGCACGGGCCTGGAGAGCCCGGTCAAGTACCAGGACTCCATCTGGTTCCGCTCCGCCGACGACTCGGCGCTGTGGGTCAACCTGTACGTCCCGTCCGAGCTGCGCTGGACCAGCCGCGGCCTGCGGATCGTGCAGGAGGGCGACTACCCGAACGACGAGACGGTCACGCTGCGCATCGCGGAGGGGGCGGGCGAGCTGGACCTGCGGCTGCGCGTGCCGGCGTGGGCGACGTCGTTCGTCGTCGCCGTCAACGGCGCCACGGTGGCGAGCACCGCCGCGGGCACCGCGACGCCCGGCACGTACCTCTCGGTGGACCGCACATGGGCCGCCGGTGACCAGGTGACCATCACGCTGGCGCTCCCGCTGCGCGCCGAGCCGACGATCGACCGGCCCGACATCCAGTCCCTGCAGCGCGGCCCGGTGGTGCTCAGCGCGCTGAGCTCCTCGACCAAGTACCTGCAGGTCTCGCTGTACGACCGGATGGGCCTGGACGGCTCGCTGTCCCGCGGCGTCGACGTCGACGAGCAGGGCTACGTGACCATCGGCACGCAGCGGTTCGAGCCTGCGTTCTCCGGGCAGGACGTGGCGTACCACATGTACGTGCAACGCTCCGAGAAGCGCATCACGTTCGCGGGCGTCGACTCGGGCGCCGCCAACCCGACACGCCCGGACGGCACGTCCTTCCTCGACGAGGTGTGGTCGGCCGCGCCGTTCGCGGACCGCCAGGAGCTGCTCGAGCGCGTGCAGACGACGTCCGCGGCCTGGGTCGCCGAACGCCTGATGAGCGCACGGGACCGGCAGAAGGTGCTCGTGGCCGTCGCCCGCGCGCCCTTCACGCGGCCGGCGGTGACCCGATGA